A single window of Nicotiana sylvestris chromosome 5, ASM39365v2, whole genome shotgun sequence DNA harbors:
- the LOC138868357 gene encoding uncharacterized protein encodes MKGVMRFGKKGKLSPRYVGPYQIVQRIGRVAYKLDLPPELEAIHPVFHISMLRKFLGDPSCISPIEDIEVSENLSYEEIPVAILDRQIRKLRTKEVASVKVLWRSNNVEEMTWEAEEDMKSKYPHLFESLGDMLEKNMAGVAHISTSDS; translated from the coding sequence atgaagggtgtaatgagatttggtaagaaaggaaaactcagCCCTAGATATGTTGGGCCATATCAGATTGTTCAGAGAATTGGGCGAGTAGCCTACAAACTTGACCTGCCACCAGAATTAGAAGCAATCCATCCGGTATTTCACatttccatgcttcggaaattcTTAGGTGATCCTTCTTGCATCAGCCCTATTGAGGATATTGAAGTTTCCGAGAACTTGTCATATGAAGAAATACCTGTTGCCATTCTTGACCGTCAAATCCGTAAGCTACGGACTAAAGAGGTAGCCTCagtaaaagtactttggaggagcaATAATGTAGAGGAAATGACATGGGAGGCCGAGGAGGACATGAAGTCCAAATACCCTCATCTATTTGAGTCTTTAGGTGATATGCTTGAGAAaaatatggcaggtgttgcacatATATCAACCAGTGACAGTTGA